The segment TGAAGAAAATCATTCATCCGTTATTACTCCAAAAAAAGCCCGCTTTTTCAGCGGGCTTTGTATCAATTGTTTTTAACAAGTTCTTTACCGACTTGAAGGGCCTTTTTGTTCAATTCTTCGGTTCCTTTGGGTACTTTAGCAAGAATCGCTTTTTCCAGCGAGTCAAAGTCCACAATTTGTGCAATTTCATTAAGCACACCGAGGGTTACAATATTGGCAACCATCGATTTACCCACATCTTCAGCAGCTGCTTTTACAATAGGGAAAGAGTAAAGTTTAAAATTTCCTGAAGGCTTTTTCTTCACAAGCATGTCATCCACAATTACGATACCGTCATCCACGACTTCACTTGAAAACTTGTCGGCCGCTTCCTGTGTAAGTGCAACCAGGATATTCGCCTTTAACACTTTAACAAAATTAATTTCTTCATCGCTGATTACAACCTCGGCTCTTGCAGCACCACCCCGCGCTTCGGGGCCGTATGATTTTGTTTGTACAGCGTTTTTATTGTCATACACTGCAGCACCGCCCAATATGGCTCCGGATGTAATCATCCCCTGGCCGCCTGAACCACTTAACCTAACATCTATTCTTCCCATATTCACACCCCTTTTTGAAATCCGACTACAGAATCATATGTTTCGACATGTTCCGGTCTTTCTTCTTTATGCAGTACACCGATTTTATATTTTCCTTCCATTTCCTCATCGGACATTTTCGCAGCTTTCTGTATATTTACTGCTCTTTCTTTCATGTCCACAAGCATTGAAGTCGGTGTTTTAAATTTATTTTTTCTTCCGAAACCAGTAGGACAAGCACTAATAATTTCAACCACACTAAGTCCTTTGTGCTGAAGAGCTTCTTTAACCATTTTTTCACAATGCGGCGTATGATACGAAGTTGTCCTGGCAACAAAACTTGCACCTGAACCAATAGCCAGCTCTGTAATGTCAAAATTACTTTCGGGCATTCCGTAAGGTGCCGTTGCAGCCCATGATCCACGAGGTGTGGTTGGAGAGTATTGAGCTCCTGTCATACCGTAGATATTGTTATTAAAAACAAAAACGGTCATATCAATATTTCTTCTGCATACATGTATAAAGTGATTACCGCCAATAGCAGTCATGTCACCGTCACCGCCTAAAGCAATAACTTTAAGCTCAGGGTTTGCAAGTTTCACACCTGTTGCAAAAGCTATCGACCTGCCGTGCGTTGTGTGAAGAGTGTTAAAATCCATATAGCCGGGCATACGGCTCACACAACCTATACCGGAGGTTACAACTATATCATCTTTTTCCCAGCCTAATCCATCAATTGCTCTTATCATTGACTTTAAAGCTATCCCATATGTGCAGCCCGGGCACCAGATATGAGGGAGTTTTTCATTTCTTAAATATTTACTATAATTATAAGCCATTTAAGCAAACCTCCTAATTTTCTCAAGAATATCAGCAGGAAGGATTGGATCAACCATAAGGCTGTAGAGACCTTCCACTTTACAGCGACCCCTGGCTACTTTATCAACTTCCAGAGTCATCTGTCCCAGATTCATTTCCGGAACCACAATACCTTTTATATTATTCTTAGAAAGAATCTTTTCCAGATGTTTTTCCGGGAACGGCCAAATTGTCAGCGGTCTCATGAGACCAGCCTTTATTCCAT is part of the Flexistipes sp. genome and harbors:
- a CDS encoding 2-oxoacid:acceptor oxidoreductase family protein, producing MGRIDVRLSGSGGQGMITSGAILGGAAVYDNKNAVQTKSYGPEARGGAARAEVVISDEEINFVKVLKANILVALTQEAADKFSSEVVDDGIVIVDDMLVKKKPSGNFKLYSFPIVKAAAEDVGKSMVANIVTLGVLNEIAQIVDFDSLEKAILAKVPKGTEELNKKALQVGKELVKNN
- a CDS encoding 2-oxoacid:ferredoxin oxidoreductase subunit beta → MAYNYSKYLRNEKLPHIWCPGCTYGIALKSMIRAIDGLGWEKDDIVVTSGIGCVSRMPGYMDFNTLHTTHGRSIAFATGVKLANPELKVIALGGDGDMTAIGGNHFIHVCRRNIDMTVFVFNNNIYGMTGAQYSPTTPRGSWAATAPYGMPESNFDITELAIGSGASFVARTTSYHTPHCEKMVKEALQHKGLSVVEIISACPTGFGRKNKFKTPTSMLVDMKERAVNIQKAAKMSDEEMEGKYKIGVLHKEERPEHVETYDSVVGFQKGV